In Oreochromis niloticus isolate F11D_XX linkage group LG18, O_niloticus_UMD_NMBU, whole genome shotgun sequence, one genomic interval encodes:
- the ifi30a gene encoding gamma-interferon-inducible lysosomal thiol reductase yields MKVLLLLFLAFGYVGSSVYSSCSQSPLNWCSSVGSAVECGVLKSCLHSNYTKSRQTDNPIEVGLYYESLCPGCRQFLVLMLFPTWVLLSDIMVVNLVPFGNAQEVKKDEKYVFTCQHGEQECLGNMIETCLMNMSKMAFPIIFCMESSSDVINSAQACTGVYDPSLSWDKVMSCVNGPQGNQLMHENALKTAGLKPPHEYVPWITINGEHTDDLQDKAMNSLITLVCSMYKGTKPAACGGSQMHYKTYCQNV; encoded by the exons ATGAAGGTActactgctgctgtttttggctTTTGGGTACGTCGGCTCCTCCGTGTACTCCTCATGCTCCCAGTCGCCATTAAACTGGTGTTCATCTGTTGGCTCGGCTGTTGAGTGTGGG GTTTTGAAGTCGTGCCTTCATTCCAACTACACCAAGTCCCGACAGACAGACAATCCCATTGAGGTGGGGCTTTACTACGAGAGTCTGTGTCCTGGGTGCAGACAGTTTCTCGTTCTGATGCTCTTCCCCACGTGGGTCCTCCTGAGTGATATCATGGTTGTTAACCTGGTGCCTTTCGGCAATGCCCAG GAGGTCAAAAAGGATGAAAAGTACGTCTTTACTTGCCAGCATGGAGAACAGGAGTGTCTGGGCAACATGATTGAG actTGTTTGATGAACATGTCCAAGATGGCTTTTCCAATCATCTTCTGTATGGAGTCCTCCTCTGATGTCATCAATTCAGCCCAagct TGTACTGGAGTCTATGACCCCAGTTTGAGCTGGGACAAAGTCATGAGCTGCGTCAATGGTCCTCAAGGAAACCAACTGATGCATGAAAATGCCTTGAAGACAGCTGGCCTGAAACCTCCGCACGAGTATGTGCCCTGGATCACCATTAATGGG GAGCATACAGACGACCTGCAGGACAAAGCCATGAATTCTCTCATCACTCTCGTCTGCAGCATGTACAAG ggcACTAAGCCTGCGGCCTGTGGGGGGAGCCAGATGCACTACAAAACTTACTGCCAGAATGTGTGA